From a single Brassica oleracea var. oleracea cultivar TO1000 chromosome C5, BOL, whole genome shotgun sequence genomic region:
- the LOC106344822 gene encoding uncharacterized protein LOC106344822, protein MTQEGGIDVNVEWNDVPEFDKGYDSDGENRRERNDFNIEKDVGEFVDEPSVRHNEYPETEDDEEEEGKEIQRKRYRRSDIRRGDGDLYEGQVFISGIAFKEAVVDYALKTGRNIKQNRYDKTKLEFVCSGKGCSWRIYCSSSGKYPNKWQVKILKEDHSCVPPGTCELLKVLVD, encoded by the coding sequence ATGACTCAGGAAGGAGGGATTGATGTGAATGTTGAGTGGAATGACGTCCCTGAATTCGACAAAGGTTACGATTCTGATGGTGAAAATCGACGTGAGCGTAACGACTTTAACATTGAGAAAGATGTTGGTGAATTTGTAGATGAACCTTCGGTCAGACACAACGAGTATCCGGAGACAGAAGATGATGAAGAAGAAGAAGGAAAAGAAATTCAGAGGAAAAGGTATAGGCGCAGTGATATTAGGAGAGGCGATGGTGACTTGTATGAAGGACAAGTATTCATCAGTGGTATTGCGTTCAAGGAAGCTGTGGTAGACTATGCTCTGAAAACTGGCCGAAACATCAAACAAAACCGGTATGATAAGACGAAGCTGGAGTTTGTGTGTTCGGGGAAAGGCTGTAGTTGGCGCATATACTGCTCTTCTTCGGGAAAGTATCCTAACAAGTGGCAAGTGAAGATATTGAAGGAAGATCATAGTTGTGTTCCCCCTGGTACATGTGAGCTGCTGAAAGTTCTGGTGGATTGA